One window of the Cotesia glomerata isolate CgM1 linkage group LG10, MPM_Cglom_v2.3, whole genome shotgun sequence genome contains the following:
- the LOC123273013 gene encoding uncharacterized protein LOC123273013 has protein sequence MTNKAQECYLKAFRYFARKFPNFQPRESLTDHEIAMRNALKIVYPAITTRTCFFHYSQALVKNARDKKLISTSSSTWSNPETFYVINLLKYLALLPANCISKTYEAIKKETTESFGDFFDDYFEYYDDQWLRKEGPVQICNFDRGEDRTTNVIESYHSQLNRLVDKHLHCNKFLATLIMILREGRIDLHSVQAGKYVQPHQNTESKNNQEYVQFWQDIKKKLKKDNEELNLIDEIKKINHIKELQENERKIVEKLINNVKERYEEKYEFQKYTMYTAINDPENPPAIMHHIRDIRHKLIASTDPAVLFTVYNAPKASVNFGENLKSSSEEAAQKYYKYYLIYKENELMSAFGK, from the exons ATGACGAACAAAGCACAGGAGTGCTATTTAAAAGCATTCAGGTATTTTGCTCGTAAATTTCCCAATTTCCAACCACGGGAAAGTTTAACGGACCATGAGATTGCCATGAGGAATGCGTTGAAAATTGTTTACCCTGCAATAACTACTAGAActtgtttttttcattatagCCAA GCGCTAGTCAAAAATGCACGGgacaaaaaactaattagtACATCTTCGAGTACGTGGTCAAATCCTGAAACTTTctatgtaataaatttattaaaatatttagctTTGCTTCCTGCAAACTGCATTAGCAAAACGTATGAagctattaaaaaagaaacgaCAGAAAGTTTTGGTGATTTTTTTGACGACTACTTCGAGTACTATGATGATCAATGGTTACGCAAAGAAGGACCTGTGCAAATCTGTAATTTCGATAGGGGGGAGGATCGTACAACTAATGTTATAGAGTCTTACCACAGTCAGCTTAATAGATTAGTAGACAAACATCTACACTGCAACAAATTTCTtg CTACACTTATAATGATTTTGCGAGAGGGACGCATAGATCTACATTCTGTACAAGCTGGAAAATATGTACAACCCCACCAAAACACCGAATCAAAAAACAATCAAGAGTACGTCCAATTCTggcaagatataaaaaaaaaactaaaaaaagacaatgaagaattaaatttaattgatgaaattaaaaaaataaatcatataaAAGAATTACAAGAAAACGAGAGGAAGATTGTtgaaaaactaattaataatgtaaaagAGAGGTATGAAGAAAAATACGAATTCCAAAAATATACAATGTATACAGCGATCAATGATCCTGAAAATCCGCCTGCAATCATGCATCATATAAGGGACATTAGGCATAAGCTTATCGCCTCAACGGATCCTGCAGTACTATTTACTGTATATAATGCACCAAAAGCATCTGTAAATTTtggagaaaatttaaaaagttcatcagaagaagcagctcaaaaatattataaatattacctgatttataaagaaaatgaaCTCATGAGTGCTTTTGGAAAATAA